In one Haemophilus parainfluenzae genomic region, the following are encoded:
- the rraB gene encoding ribonuclease E inhibitor RraB has protein sequence MTNFNELQEETREIITDLLNDGSDPDALYIIEHHIAHYDFDTLEKIAVDAFKAGYEVSEAEEFEDENGKVIFCFDIISEVELKPEIIDAQQKEILPLVEKYKGIYDGWGTYFEDPNAEDDEYGDDGEFFDDEDVEDDNERLH, from the coding sequence ATGACGAACTTTAACGAACTCCAAGAAGAAACCCGTGAAATCATTACGGATTTATTAAATGACGGCAGCGATCCGGATGCCCTTTATATTATCGAACATCATATCGCCCATTATGATTTTGATACCTTAGAAAAAATTGCCGTGGATGCTTTCAAAGCAGGCTATGAAGTGTCAGAAGCAGAAGAATTTGAAGATGAAAATGGCAAGGTCATTTTCTGTTTTGACATCATCAGTGAAGTGGAATTAAAGCCTGAAATTATTGATGCACAACAAAAAGAAATTTTACCATTAGTCGAAAAATACAAAGGCATTTATGATGGCTGGGGCACATATTTTGAAGATCCGAATGCAGAGGACGATGAATACGGCGATGACGGCGAATTTTTTGACGATGAAGATGTCGAAGACGACAACGAACGTTTACATTAA